The genome window TTGGGCGATCGAGGACCCCGCCCACAGCAGCGCCAGGCTGCGATAGGACTTCCTGCATGGACAGAAAATCAACAGGTTTCATTAGAGGTCTCACtgaacacacagcagacaggtagtggtgatggtggtgatgccCACAGCTCACCCTTTGAACATGCGATGGATCATAGTGAGGAAGAGGACAAAGTGGACGACACCTTCCCAGTAAGACATCATCACAGCATAGGCAGTACTCAGGTGAGGCTCACCCTGAAGAGACAGCATCATACAGTGAATTTagtgatttttgacatttaaacatCTGAAATTAAAGCATTCCTTGCTTTTGCTCATGTTAAGCTCATCTCACCTTCTTCAAGTAGAAGCCCATGAAGCCAGAGATGAACCCATCCTGCTCCAAAGCATTCGTCAGGCCCACCATGCAGGTGAAGGAAAACTCTGCAAACACTGGACAAACACATAGAAgcacaatgaaaaacaactctgctgctgctcttcacaTCACCGATAGATGTCAAAGTGTGTCTGTATGGTCGTACCATAGAATAAAGGGTCCACTTTCACTTTGTGCTGcacagtgaggaggaggaggagaagaacaGATCCCAGCACAGCCATTCCCATTCCCAGGATGGGCAGAGGTCTGAGGAAAAGCATGATTGACGTGGATAGTGAGAAGCTGATGTATCTGTGCAAGTATTTCAGCTACTCTACAATCTTctttactttatactttcatccagagctgcaacgattagtcgatcaatcaattagttgatcaccAGAAAATTAGACACCAGCtcttttgataattgattcattttgggtaatttttgaagaaaaaatgtataaattcttttgttccagcctcttaaatgtgaatattttctagtttctttagttgtctatgacaataaactgaatatctttgtgttggggaatgttggtcaggacaaaagaagacatttgaggacgtcaccttgggctttgggaaacagtgatcgacatgtttcactgttttctgccATTCTATAGACCAAACGTCTAATCGATTAGTTAATTTGATAACTACAACCGGCCACTTCTTTCATTATCCTTTCAGAGAAATGATCCCAACACTCTGTCTTTGGACTATAAAGGACCATAGCTCCCCTCATCATTTCTTATCAAGGTTATTTAGACATAAAATTCAAATACTTTCAAGTTAGTTTGAGTTGTTTCTTTGGTGAAAATGCACAGGCTCAGTTTTGATTTGGAGTAAGATAGGACAGTGGTCAAGTATCATCCAGGCTTCATGACTTATTCATGATGTTatgaagttaaaaataaatgggTTAAATCATCAAAAGCGCAGCTCTGTTTACTGTAATTGGCTTGATCCTGAACCAGAGAGGAACACTGGTGAATTTTGGGtgttatatttaaattttaaaaagccttGCACTCAagattattaatttatttaagacatttaCTTTTAGGAGAACATTTCCCCCAGATTCACTTACAGTTTACTAAGGCTTGTGTaaatcttgttttgtgtgtaggCTTTGAATGAGGTTACCTCAGGATAAACACGCCCTCGCTAAACCTTCTTTCCTTCAGGCTGTGGGCCGCTTCATAAGCCTATTAATATCAGCGGCTTTACTGTGCAATACCTCCATACAGCAGGCCAAGATGAGAGTGAAATTATCACGCGCTCGCACacgcacgcgcgcgcgcgcgcacacacacacacacacacacacacacacacacacacacacacacacacacacacacacacgcacgcacacacacacttactcctGGAGTGCAGGGATGTTGTTCATGGCATACAAAACTGCAGGAgcgaggagagaaaggagaaacaCGCAGACCTCAACCGGCGGCCTCATTCTTCACAACTTGTTTGACctcttttggaaaaaaaaaagtccagatAGAAATATTCCCGGTTAAAGTCGCTCAGAAATGAAACAAAGCATGTTCGAGGCCAGTGTCCTCTCCACTGCCGCCCCACCGATGACTGAAAGGAGTGTCCTGTTGTATTTTGACCTGTGATGAAATAAGGTGCAGCTGCTCCAAAACGACTACTATCTAGTAGGTCTCAAAGTTCAACCCAGCAGCCATGTCTAATGAGTCCAAACTTAAAGGCAGAAAGACTTTTAAAGTTTTGTTAAAGGCCTCTGAATCGTGCGTTATGCGTAAAATGTTGCCAATGGATTAAGTATCTTAGGTGTGTTATTTTTCGGCTGCAATTGATTACCTTTAAATTCTCTGAATTGTTACTGCTGAGAAACCATTCAAATCATTCATCTATGGCTGTTCACTATtcaatgtatgtatgtatgtttgtgcagACTGCCACCTGGTGGAGGCAGCTGTCCCATGTCACtagtttccccctgatgagcCTTTTCCAGACACAAAACTGCACTTTTTTTGATTTTGCTTTCTATTATCATACAATTTATGTATTCTGTGTACATGGGGTCTGTCTGAATtgacagaagtaaaaaaaatctaagtcaTACTGCATTTTGTTTTAGGTTCCTGTGGCCCCTGGGGTTCGTTAAGGAGCCATCTGTCCTGTTTGGTATAAGATTAAGAATTCCTCCTGTCTGGTGTCTCAAGTCTTGATTAGATTCTGGATTATATCTGACAGAGAACATAAAGTTCAGAACaaagattatgttttttttttctcaatcagGGTTCAAAGAGAATCCTCACtgtttattcaacatttttagGATTCTTGTATAGTTTCTTCATAAAATACAGTCTGATATcactgttttttccccccacataTGGATATGCGTATTGCACAACATCTTATGGATGAACAACATTTGTAAAGCAGGCCTACATCTAATGCAACTTTATCTTCTGTAACAAAGCGGCTGAAGAGGATTATGCTGCTGTTGCCACAGAAACTTAGTGACCAGTGGAAAGAGAGAGTAGAGAGGGGTGGGGAGTCTATGAAGAGAGAGATTCAAACAGACGTACAAGGACAGCCCttcacccacacagcagacaggcgTTTTTGAGGTGACACAGATTTCAAAAAGAGTCCACCCAATCTGCCACCATGCTGCACCCTTTGATAATCGGCATTGTGACCGTGAACACCTCTCTAACTGTCATCTACTGGACCTTCCTCCTGGGCGATGTGTACTTCAAGTGGCTGTCGGAGCCAGAAGACAAACCCAAGAAGGTGGTCACCCCAGCCTGAGGGAGTCACAGTCAATATGAACCTGACTGAATGACTGGCTGTTGTGTTTACTTAGGAGTAGTCAGCAAGTTCAGCTTGTAGTGCTTTCTTTTGAGTCTGATTTTTGCAAATTGACCTGCTGCTTTCTGTTTCACCTTGAGATTTTTTGGAAAAccctttttgtacattttttaccGAACTGAGAGGATCCTGCGAAGTGACGTAGAGAAGAATCATTCTTACAGGTAATGTCTCACATTTATTCACCACTTCAGCACAAGAAAATGCTTTGAATCGCATCATTTATTATGTAGGAGTAATGTCATTTGTGGCTTATGCAGTGTGAGCCAGCAACTCAAACTGCACCACACTCGAGTGTCAACAGGTACTTCAGGTGACGCTCCATCTTCTGTTTTGCAGTCTGCTGACTCAGTTAAAAGGTGTTGCTGGTGACAGTGGCATGTGTCAAACAAATCCTGTCAAGGATTACAAAAGAACACCTGGATACTGACACAGACAGCCTTACTCTCCTGACAGCCTCATCCTGAGACACAGTCTGAGACCTCACACTGCTTTTCTCATCACATCTCTTCGTCTGTTTCGTCTCCTGTTTCCACTTTACCTTAAGGCTTAATTTTTATCTAACTTTATCATCatcttctatttttgttttctttttttacaccTCTCCTTTTTTAACCTCCACGCAACATGACACACGTCTTCTACTGGGGTCTGCATCCAGTCTCTTGGTTCATTCTCTTTGCGAATGTTGCCGTCACCATCATGGAATGGCGGTTTCTTGCTGCTCAGTTTTCCAAATTGAAAGTGGCGCCAAAAGACAGTGAGACCGAAGCGTAGAGAGGCGACTGACATCCTGATGCTCCGTTGAgaacattgtattttttttggcTCCCTTCATCATagctttgttttctgtccacTTGTAGAGAAAAGCTATGATGGTACGTTTCTGTTTGCTGTGGTAGAGCAGTGACTATGTTAAACCTTTTGTTTGCATGACCTTAACCttctactgtgtttgtgtttattttcagaaCGGTTTGTGTACAACACACACTAATTTGGAAGTCCATTCATTCATAGAAAACATCTGAGCAGACTATCAAATCTTGATTGCAAGGTAAGAAGTCTAAAACTTTGCTGTGACACCTCTAAACATCCTTGTTTCACcctcattttttcctttttcatcttactttttctcatcttttatATTAAAACGGGAGTCGATCTGTTTCAAAGTCTTTCAGAAGTAACATTTGATGATGTACAGTTTTCATACTTGCGGGAATATTAACTGGTCACAAAACTCTTTCTGAAATCACCATCACCTTCTTCTCTGTTATGAAGCAAGAAAGGAGCCGTGAAAATATAGTGAATTATGTGACAGGACATTTATAGAATATAAGAAGTAGACTTATGCTGTACTTAAGATTAATTTACAGCGGGTGATATCCATTAAGTGATGCCAGTTTAAACCCAAGAGAAACTGGGTTTACTGtgatatatgtattttatatatatatgcaacGTGGTCATGGGGGACTATAAGCCTCTTTGGCGTATTACTGTCCACCTCTCCTCGCTCATATCTCTAATCCCTACAGATGGAAAGCTGATATTGCTCTGTGACAGACTCAATCCTATTAACTCTGTCTGTCCTATATTCACCTCTCCTCCATCTCACACTCCTCACCCCCCGGGAAATTTGACCAAGGACCTTTTGCAGAAGACTAGAAGGAGGAACGCTGGGATTTAAGTCTAGACAAAAGATTAGCAGAGTTGGCACACTTATGGCATCAGATCTTCTTTGTCTGATGAACTACATTTTTGTAGCACTAGTTGGTGACGGAGAACTGTCACTCCTTAGAGGCCGTGTTCTCATTTTTGAACCATCTTGACATTTCCATCTGTCAATCAATCCTGCCATtcataagaaaagaaaacatgttcaaaactTTTAACATTCAGTTactctcccttctcctctctgaTACACCTCTGTTACCCGTTTCCAAAGTGTTCACAGTACTATGAAGTTTGGATCTGCGACAAGACAATAAATCTGtcaacaacagagaaacagcCCCAAAGCTTTACCACATTCTTTGAACTGTAAAGAAGTTAAAACCAACTCTACTAAAGCACCTGAGCCATGAACCAACAACCAGTTGTGTCCCCGAACGCCTCAGGAGGAGCTCTGCTCTGGAACCTCACGCAGCTGGTGTTTGAGCACCGgcagctcctccagctctccagaaagaaggaggaggaggcctATTTCGTGGACTACATCCCCCCAGCCAGAGATGCTATAACTCTGCCGCGCAATGTAGTCTATGTCCTAGTCGGGGTGGTGTTGGTTATAGTGGCCACTTACGCCATAGTGGGACACCTGATTAAAGATTTGATGCATGACTTCGCAGGTAACCCCCTGGCAGACACATCCTGAGCTAAAGTCTTCTCCTTCCCGTCACTCTCTCCACTCTTGCGTACGTGTTTGTTGTGTCtctgagccttttttttcctccctgaaTTCTCTGGCCAAAGCTGCATCAGCGTTTTGTCATCCCTTGTTTTCCCCTTTGGGGTGACTTTGTTGCTTGATGACAGTTTCCTTCACATTTATCCTGTGGTTTCTGTGCAGAGGTCAACCTTCCCAACAGTGTTCTTGTTATACCATCAAGGTGAATGCCAACAACTGAGGAATTTTGAGTGAATGACATCTTAAAGGGGTACTCCGacaatttagtattgcacttccacaAAGTTGGGAGCCTTGCAAGacacaccttttaaaaaaagtcaccAGTATaagtcaagctccaaaaacttTTCTTATAATGCAACTCAATGGCATCTTTCATTAGACTTCCCCTGCCCACGTCCTTCAAACACCAAGCCCCAGCAGATCCTGGAATTTCTGGTCTCCAAACCtcagggttattttttcaaacttttcaaacTAAAGTTCAACCCTACAGCTTCAGAAGAAATGATATCACTTTTTTACAGACTGAGTGTtaaatcagtggagtgcccctttaaaacacagacaagtCACAGAgatgcattttatttcattctttctcatgtcttttttcctgtttctcctcACAGACTGGATTCTTGGCCCCAAACCGATGGAGGATGATTCTGAGGAGGGGAGAGCAGAAATAGAGGAAGAGCGGCGACTGAGCGTTTCCAGCAGAGTGATGGTGAGCGACAGGCTGAGgatggagaaggagaaggacGGGCTGCTGCCCGGCTTCCACCCGGGAGACGGAGGCTGCCGTCGtccatccacccctcctccGCTGAGAAGCGCCATCTCTTCCTACTCCGGAGAAAAAAGGATATCTACTCATAGTGTGACCTTCGCCTGCCCTGCCACCCCTTATGTCACTTCCCTTTGAGTTTTCACAACATCAAAAGTTCTCTGAGTTGATGTCAATCTTGTCACGCTTGTAGTTCAGATCaattttttctctcatttcactGCAGTgataaatgttgtctttttgcTATAGTGATGCTTAAACTGTGGCATTTTTGTTCTatataaaaacacttcaaatacCGGTCAACGCATATAGTTTGTACTGATTTTACTAGACTGTCTTCATTACCTACTAAACATTTAGTGTAAGCATGTTCCATATTGTCAGTCATTCAACATACATTGTACTATGGTAATATATTATTTCCCGTTCCAACAATTATCAAGTCAACCTCAAAGATGTTATCTCATCCATAAACATCACAGTGTATCAGTAAAAATGACACTGGCATTGTCACAGTAATTATAAGTGAAATGTTAATGTGAatagtaaaaaatgtattttttaactgacatttgaatgtaaaaattgttttaaaacaactttaaaacatgTTCAGATTAAAAGAATTGTCAAATCCTTccatcaaaatatcaaaaacattttgtttaaaatgccATTTCAGTGCATTTTCCTCATGTACCATCATTGTAAAGTTACATCATCACATGTTGCTGTACGTCAGTTTTCCTGTGCTGGTGTTGGACTAAGCTTCTCTCCAGTAAACAACTGAATCATACAAGAGTGTTGTTGTGTCTTGTCTGCCTTCATTAATCCATCTTACCTTTCTCTAATACCTGCTTGTGTCAGGAGCAGTGACCTTGTTTGTGCCAAGGATTACTGTACATCAGCCATATTAAATACTGTTTGATAGTGATGTAAGCAGAAAGACAACAgatacagatagatagataaatagatagatagagaaatagatagatagatagatagatagatagatagatagatagatagatagatagatagatagatagatagagaaatagatagatagatagatagatagatagatagatagagaaatagatagatagatagatagatagatagatagatagatagatagatagatagatagatagatagataaatagataaatgcaGCAGGTAAATACGCTCCCTGATTGGGAAACCGTCTTCACAGGGTCATTCCTCTGACCTTGAGTACTTCAAGCTGCTGCAGCTAATCTAGTTTCCACTTGCACAGCTCCACAGGCAGACAGATAGGCTTTGTGCttggaaacaaaatgaaaaattcatCAGTGAGAGGGATAAACTTCTAATTTTAATTTAAGCTTAGAGTAGTTTCCCTTGCCTGCAGTAGTGTTTAGCCAGAGGAGTGTGAATTGGAGGATTGTCATCTGCTTCCATGCTGTATGTAcagttgtttttcatgttctAGTTGCGAGACTTTGAGCAGCTTTGTTGAAAGTGTAATGCTTTTTTTGTGGTACAGTCTGTGATTAATGTTGGAGAATATTTCCTACTGATCTTCTCATAACTTGCATCGTGAGGAGACTTTTGTGCTGCCCTCTTTTGATACAGCGATGACACTGAGACCTTAAGTGGATTCCCTGGCTGACAATAGAGTTTTAAAGATTGCCAGACAGTCATGGACGAGCCGGTGGACAGTTTACGCATTCGCTACAGAGAGGAAGATGGGACGGTGTTGTTTGAGAGCTATATACCTCCCTCTCGGGATGCTGTCCACCTGCCTACCTATATGCTCTACCTGCTCATGGCCGTCTTCATTCTGCTGGGTGTTCTTTATGCCATCATTGGCCACCTAATCAAAGACCTCATCCATGACTGTGCTGGTAGGTTAAACCAGAAGATACTGAAAGTGCCTGTTTTTACTATGAACAATTATAATATAGCCTACAGAATTTTGTCTTGCATCCCATCTACTGTTTTCCCTCTCTTTATGTTTTCCAGACTGGCTGTTTGGAGAGCAGCCTGAAGAGGTGGTGGTGAACTATTGTGAGGCGAAGGATAAGTTCGTGGCAGACTGGTGCCCAGAAACCTCCCCTGAACTGGAGGCCATGGCTCGGGCCGAGGAGAACAAGATGGCAGACAAGGATTTCATGAAAGCCCCTGCTATCTGGATCATCTCTACAGAACCGCGGGGAAGCAGGTCGGGACCTCGTGTGGTCTTTGGGAAGAGGACTTAAATGTGTAGACACCgagaaaaagagaagattaAATTAGAGACTTGTTGATGCAGATCTTCTGTATCTGATTGTGGTTGTATGAATACTGATATGACTGAGAGGGTGAAGAGAATAACTAATGAATCAGTACTGTGTGAGGTTGAATATGTGTTATAATATTCTAGGCATGGGGGCAGCTCTCGCTATGTAGGGACTAAATGCTTTAGTGGTCTTATGAGGACATCTAGTGTCTGTTGAGGTCAGTGCAGCAGATTTGCAGcaatacacattacacacaaaaatTCAAGTACAAGTTTGTTGGTCAAAAAAGGACTCTGAACATGCCTTAAgacatctttgattttttttttttttttttttttaaaaaagcttaaaTAGCTtaagattgttttattttttattttagaaaatgattttattcatgaGTCCTTTGTAGCACATCTGTCAGTTGAAAGTcatgctactgctactgctgtgCCTGCTCATTACAA of Thunnus thynnus chromosome 12, fThuThy2.1, whole genome shotgun sequence contains these proteins:
- the LOC137193413 gene encoding uncharacterized protein; translation: MDEPVDSLRIRYREEDGTVLFESYIPPSRDAVHLPTYMLYLLMAVFILLGVLYAIIGHLIKDLIHDCADWLFGEQPEEVVVNYCEAKDKFVADWCPETSPELEAMARAEENKMADKDFMKAPAIWIISTEPRGSRSGPRVVFGKRT